The region AGTCGATGGCCTGGGCGAGCAGGTACGACCCGAGGAACGGATAGATCTCCAGGGGCTCGCCGGCCAGGGTGTCCGGTACCGGGGCGTAGTGCGTCAGCGCCACCCGCACGTCGCAGTCCAGCTCGCGTAGCGACTCGCCGAGTTGGTCGGCGACCACGCTGGTGGTACGGATGAAGGCCTTCATCTCCGGTTCGCCGAAGTCACTGGCGCAGCGGCCGGCAAAGCCACCACCGAACCCCTTCACCCCGGCGATGCCGAGCCGGGTCCCCCCGCAGTCGAGCACCGTCGTGTCCCCCTCCAGCACGGTGATACCGGCGTCCTGGAGCACCCCGACGAGCTGTGGCACCTCGTCACAGTGGTAGTCGTGGTTACCCAGTACGGCCACCACGGGCACGTCCAGGCCACCGAACTCGGTGGCGACGCACCGGGCCTCCTCCTCCGTACCGTGTCGGGTCAGGTCGCCCGCCAGCAGTAGTGCGTCGGCGTGCTCCGACAGGCGGTCCAGGGCCGGACGGAACCGTCCCACCACATCCTTGTCGACGTGCACGTCGCCGACCGCGGCGATCCGGATCGTCATCGTGCTCTCCTCACGGCAACTCCTCGGCCTCGCTTGGCTCCTGGGCGCGAATCACCCCGATGTCCACCAGCAGCGGCAGATCGGGAAAGGCCTCGGTCACCAACTGGAGGATCTGGTCCCGGCGGCGGTGGCTCTCCACCTCACCGGAGAGGACCAGCGAATGGTCCCGACGAACCACCGCGATGCCCTGTTCGGCGATGCCGGGGTTCTCGGTCAGCAGCCGGTGGACCGCCGCCTCGAGGTACTCGTCCGGCGGCTCGGTTCCGCTCCGCTGCGGCACGCCATCACCTCCTCAGTCTTCGCGCGCCCCCGGAGAGGGCACGACGTCCAGTCGGTCCAGCAGGACGAGGAACGCCTCCGCGTACGGCGAATGTGCCGTCTCCTTGCGTACCCGCTCCCAGTCGATCTGTTCCCGCAGCGAGCGGGCGAGCGGTAGCCCACGGGCGAAGTCGCAGTAGTGCTGCGAGAAGCTGAGCAGCTTGTGCACCATCAGCTGGGTGGCGGAGAGCACCGGCATGTGGATGGCGTCCACCGGTCGTACGACGGTGTCGCCGAAGGTCTCGTCGGTGACCGGGGTTTCGATCGGGCGGTGGATGAGGTCCACCAGGCGTCCCTCGTCGTAGACCTTCACCAGCCAGTCCTCGGGGGGCCGTTCCGCCACGAAGCCCTCCGCCACGAGTGTCTCCAGGGCCCGGTCCACGTCCTGTCCCCGGATGAGGAAGTCGACGTCATGGTCACTGGAGTGGCCGCCGTGTGCGTAGACGGCGAAACTGCCGCCGAGAGCGAACGGAATCTCGGACTGTTTGAGGACAGCGGCGACCCGCTTGAGGGTATGCAACAGCCCCTCGTCCTCGCGGTGCGCCATGGGTATCTCCCTGAGATCGTGGGACGGCAAACCGGTAGCTGGGATGGCGATCTATCCGGCAGGTGGGATGGCGAATTATCGGTACCCGGTGCGCCGGTCGCTCACACCTGTGACCGGAGTAGGGGGTCGTGCCCGTATGGTGAACCGCTTCCCTTCTGGTAACGATCGCGTGCTCTCGGGCGGTACCGTGGCCGAGGTGGCCACATCTGCGCGGAAGCGGCATGACGGCATCTCCGACGACAGTGACAGACGGCTGCGGGCGGTAGCCCTGGTCGGCATCGACGGGTCCGGCAAGACCACCCAGGCACACCGATTGGCCGACACGCTGGTGGCCGCCGGGGTGCCGGCCGACTACTGGCAGAACGCGGGTGGTCGGCGCTGGTTCGGGCGGATCGCCCGGCGGCTCGGCCGCCGGGACGCCCAACGGCTGTTGGGCCGCAACGGCATGCTGGTCGCCGAGTCGGTGCTGCGTTGGCTGGCCATCGCCCGGGCCCTGGTCCGGTCGACGCTACGCCGGCGGGTGGCGGTGATGGACCGCTACGCCGTCTGCCAGTACGCCAGTATCCGAGCCCATCGGGGGGACCGCTGGGAACCGTTGGCCCGGCTGCTCTACCGGATCTTCCCGGCCCCGGACGTCACGTTCCTGCTCGCCGTGGACCCGGCTGAGGCGTACCGGCGGATCGAGCGGCGTGGAACCGACCACGAGAGCATGGAATACCTGGTCGCGGCGGATGCCGCGTACCACTCGTTGCCCGAGTTCCCCACCTTCGTGGTCATCGACGCCAACGCCACACCGGACGAGGTGAGCCGGGCCATCCAGGAGCGGCTGCGGCACTGGTCACGGGAGGCGGTGGTGGCGACCGCCTCGACCGTGGGTCAGGCCTGACCATGGACCGGGATGGTCGCTCCGCTCGTCGGAGCCGACTCCGGGCCTGCCAGGAACCGGATCACCGCCGCGATCTCGGCCGGGGGCACCCAACGGGAGTGGTCGGCGGTGGGCTGGGCGGCCCGGTTGGCCGGCGTGTCGATGACGCTCGGGGCGACCGTGTTGCACCGTACCCCTGATCGTCGGTATTCGACCGCGACGGCGGCGGCGAACGCCTGCACGGCGGCCTTGGCCGTCACGTAGCCCGCAGCCCCGGGGAAGGGCGCGACGGCGGCGCGGGACGAGACGCAGACCACCGCGCCGCCCCCGGCGGCGACCAGGTGGGGCAGGGCGGTGTGGGTCACCAGGTAGGTGGGGCGCAGGTTGAGCGACAGCATCCGCTCGAACTCGGCTATCGGGGTCTCGTGCACCAGCCCGCCGCTGGCGTACCCGCCGACCAGGTTGACCACGGCCCGCAACGGCGCGTCCGGGTCGGCCGTCGCGGCGTCCACCGCCCGTGCCACGGCGATCGGATCGGTGAGGTCAGCCACCGGTCGGAGCACGCCGCCGGCCGCCGGCACGGTCGTCGGTCGGGCCTCCCGGACCGGTACGACCACCCGCCAGCCCGCCTCGACGAAGCTGTCGGTGACCGCGGTCCCGAGTCCGCCGGTGCCGCCGGTGATGAGGACGCTGCGATTCGCCATGTGCGTCACGGTAATGCCGGTCGCTCCTTGGTCGGCAATGACTGGCCACGGGGCCGGTACGCGGGACGGGGCGAGGGATGGGACCCTTGCTATCGGCCCGGCGTGATTTTCCCGATACCCCGTGTCATGGTTGACGCTCCCGGCTTCATGAAAGTAAGTTTCATCCGTGGCGAAGAGTGCGAAGGTTTCTGTGAACCACGAGACCGGTGGATTGATAGTCCACATCAGTGGTCTGCTCCCGTCACTGTCCCCGGCCGAGCAGCGGGTCGCCCGACTGGTCGTGGCCAACCCGGCGGACGCGGCGCGGCGCACCATCACCGATCTCGCCACCGCCGCCGAGACCTCCGAGGCCACCGTCATCCGGTTCTGCCGGTCGGTCGGGATGGAAGGCTATCCGCAACTGCGGATCCGCCTGGCCGCCGAGGCGGCCCGACGGGTCGAGCCGCCGGACGCGCGGGTCGTCGGCGGTGACATCCCGCCCGGGGCCGACCTGGCTCAGATCATCGCCACCATCGCCTTCAACGACGCCCGAGCCGTCGAGGAGACCGCCGAGCAACTCGACCCCGCGATCTGCGAGCAGGTCGTGGCGGCAGTCGCCAACGCCGGCCGGATCGACATCTACGGTGCCGGCGCGAGCGGTTTCGTCGCCTCCGACTTCCAGCAGAAGCTGCACCGGATCGGGCGTACCGCCTTCTACTTCCCGGACATACACACGGCGCTGACCTCGGCGGCCCTGCTCGGCAAGGGGGACGTCGCCCTGGGCATCTCACACACCGGCACCACCTCGGACGTCGTCGAGGTGCTGGAGCAGGCGAGAGCCCGGGGGGCGACCACCGTCGCGTTGACCAACTTCCCCCGCTCGCCGATCACCGACGCGGCGGACTTCGTGCTGACCACGGCGGCCCGAGAGACGACCTACCGATCCGGTGCGATGGCCAGCCGGCTGGCCCAGTTGACCGTGGTGGACTGCCTCTTCGTCGGAGTGGCCGCCCGGAACCGGGCCCGGGCGAAGAAGGCACTGGAAGTAACCGCTGAGGCGGTCGCACCACACCGCGTGGGTAGTCGGAGGCGGGCATGACCAGCGACGTGGCGGTGGACGACAGCGGCGAGGGATACCCGGACGTGGTCCGGGTCGGGGCACCGACCGAGCGACGCAATCCGCTCAGTCTCGACCTCGATCTGATGCCCACCCGGGACGTACTGCGGGTGATCAACGAAGCCGACCGACGGGTGCCCGAGGCGGTGACCGCGGTGCTCGACGAACTCACGGAGACGGTCGAGTTCGGCGTACGGGCGCTGCGGGCGGGACACCGGGTGCACTACTTCGGCGCTGGCACATCGGGACGCCTCGGGGTGCTCGACGCGGCGGAACTCGCCCCGACCTTCAACTCGCCCAAGCACTGGTTCTGCGCGCACATCGCGGGCGGGCCGTCGGCGATGTGGCAGGCGGTGGAGAACGCGGAGGACGACGAGGCGGCCGGTTCCGCCGAGGCGAAGGACTGCGTGCAGGACGGTGACCTGGTGATCGGCCTGGCGGCGAGTGGCCGTACGCCGTACGTGCTCGGCGCACTGCGTACCGCCCGGGCGCTGGGCGCGGCCACCGTGCTGCTCTGTGCCAATCCCGCTGCGGATGCGGCCGGTGAGGTGGATGTCTTCATCGGCGTCGCAACCGGGCCCGAGGTGGTTACCGGCTCCACCCGGATGAAAGCCGCCACCGCCCAGAAACTGGTGCTCAACGCCTTCTCCACGGCGGTGATGGTCCGGCTCGGCCGGGTCTACTCCAACCTCATGATCGACGTGGTGGCCACCAACGCGAAGCTCCGGGGCCGGATGATCTCCATCCTGATGGAGGCGACCGGCTGTTCCGAGGACGTCTCCCGGCAGGCGTTGACCGACACCGGCGGAGACCTGAAGATCGCTTTGGTCTCGCTCGTCTCCGGCGCGGGCGTCGACGAGGCACGTACCGCGTTGGCCCGCTCCGCCCACCAGGTACGCGGGGCACTTGCTCTTCTTGCCCCCTGAGGCTGAGTTGTCCTGCTCGCCTCCTGAGGCTGAGTTGTCCTGCTCGCCTCCTGAGGTAGAGTTGCCCGGCGCCACCGGCCGGATTGTTCATCCGACGTGGGGGTAATCCATGTCCCGTGGATGGGCCGATCAGCTGTATCGGTACGTATTGCGGTAGTGACGAACATCGCAGTACGCGCGGTGGCATCGGCTGCGGTGTGATCGGGGTTCCGCGATTTCGCCACTTTCCGGGCGAAACACCGCGACAAACTCGCGCTGGTTGGCGGGATCCCACGTTCTGGTCGCGCAACGCGGGGACCTGACAGCAAACGTCGATCTCGCTCTCAGCAACTACTCAGGCATTCGTGACACT is a window of Micromonospora polyrhachis DNA encoding:
- a CDS encoding metallophosphoesterase family protein; translated protein: MTIRIAAVGDVHVDKDVVGRFRPALDRLSEHADALLLAGDLTRHGTEEEARCVATEFGGLDVPVVAVLGNHDYHCDEVPQLVGVLQDAGITVLEGDTTVLDCGGTRLGIAGVKGFGGGFAGRCASDFGEPEMKAFIRTTSVVADQLGESLRELDCDVRVALTHYAPVPDTLAGEPLEIYPFLGSYLLAQAIDSAPTALALHGHAHAGSERGTTPGGVRVRNVAHPVIKQAYSVFHLAEHAIG
- a CDS encoding nucleotidyltransferase family protein → MAHREDEGLLHTLKRVAAVLKQSEIPFALGGSFAVYAHGGHSSDHDVDFLIRGQDVDRALETLVAEGFVAERPPEDWLVKVYDEGRLVDLIHRPIETPVTDETFGDTVVRPVDAIHMPVLSATQLMVHKLLSFSQHYCDFARGLPLARSLREQIDWERVRKETAHSPYAEAFLVLLDRLDVVPSPGARED
- a CDS encoding dTMP kinase, giving the protein MAEVATSARKRHDGISDDSDRRLRAVALVGIDGSGKTTQAHRLADTLVAAGVPADYWQNAGGRRWFGRIARRLGRRDAQRLLGRNGMLVAESVLRWLAIARALVRSTLRRRVAVMDRYAVCQYASIRAHRGDRWEPLARLLYRIFPAPDVTFLLAVDPAEAYRRIERRGTDHESMEYLVAADAAYHSLPEFPTFVVIDANATPDEVSRAIQERLRHWSREAVVATASTVGQA
- a CDS encoding SDR family NAD(P)-dependent oxidoreductase, giving the protein MANRSVLITGGTGGLGTAVTDSFVEAGWRVVVPVREARPTTVPAAGGVLRPVADLTDPIAVARAVDAATADPDAPLRAVVNLVGGYASGGLVHETPIAEFERMLSLNLRPTYLVTHTALPHLVAAGGGAVVCVSSRAAVAPFPGAAGYVTAKAAVQAFAAAVAVEYRRSGVRCNTVAPSVIDTPANRAAQPTADHSRWVPPAEIAAVIRFLAGPESAPTSGATIPVHGQA
- a CDS encoding MurR/RpiR family transcriptional regulator encodes the protein MAKSAKVSVNHETGGLIVHISGLLPSLSPAEQRVARLVVANPADAARRTITDLATAAETSEATVIRFCRSVGMEGYPQLRIRLAAEAARRVEPPDARVVGGDIPPGADLAQIIATIAFNDARAVEETAEQLDPAICEQVVAAVANAGRIDIYGAGASGFVASDFQQKLHRIGRTAFYFPDIHTALTSAALLGKGDVALGISHTGTTSDVVEVLEQARARGATTVALTNFPRSPITDAADFVLTTAARETTYRSGAMASRLAQLTVVDCLFVGVAARNRARAKKALEVTAEAVAPHRVGSRRRA
- a CDS encoding N-acetylmuramic acid 6-phosphate etherase: MTSDVAVDDSGEGYPDVVRVGAPTERRNPLSLDLDLMPTRDVLRVINEADRRVPEAVTAVLDELTETVEFGVRALRAGHRVHYFGAGTSGRLGVLDAAELAPTFNSPKHWFCAHIAGGPSAMWQAVENAEDDEAAGSAEAKDCVQDGDLVIGLAASGRTPYVLGALRTARALGAATVLLCANPAADAAGEVDVFIGVATGPEVVTGSTRMKAATAQKLVLNAFSTAVMVRLGRVYSNLMIDVVATNAKLRGRMISILMEATGCSEDVSRQALTDTGGDLKIALVSLVSGAGVDEARTALARSAHQVRGALALLAP